A genomic region of Prosthecobacter sp. contains the following coding sequences:
- a CDS encoding neutral/alkaline non-lysosomal ceramidase N-terminal domain-containing protein, translating to MKCILLALIILPLAVFAADTTRQVGAASVDITPDYPVRLSGYGGRRLPNTGVSQHIFAKALAIGSDEEGPAVLVTVDNCGVPASMRDEVLRRLATKSKVIGEHFAICSSHTHCAPMLIGVLPNLFGMDIPAEHLPAIERYTRELTDHIEKVVLAALADRKPTTLAWSVGKVGFAANRRSFPMKPVDHDLPVLCATGADDKVRAIFTSYACHCTTIGIDEIHGDWAGCAQEALQREFPGAIALTALGCGADQNPNPRRTMELVKQYGEDLGAEAKRLVQGDLKPVNGPLECQAKQIELAYDKLPTHEEWETLAASKTPAIAYHAKKNLARLDRGEKLPTQLPYLVQRWSFGDDMAMVFLPGEITVDYSLRIKREFDRARMWVNGYSNDVPCYVPSRRVLDEGGYEGAGAMVYYDRPTKFAPDVEERIMGAVHEVIPKAFLAPKP from the coding sequence ATGAAATGCATCCTCCTCGCGCTTATCATTCTGCCACTCGCCGTCTTTGCCGCAGACACCACTCGCCAAGTCGGAGCGGCTTCGGTGGACATCACGCCGGACTATCCGGTGCGCCTCAGTGGCTATGGCGGACGTCGTTTGCCGAACACCGGCGTGTCGCAGCATATCTTTGCCAAGGCGCTGGCGATTGGCAGTGACGAAGAAGGCCCGGCGGTGCTTGTCACCGTAGATAACTGCGGCGTGCCGGCCTCCATGCGGGATGAAGTGCTGCGTCGCCTCGCGACGAAGAGCAAGGTGATCGGCGAGCATTTCGCGATCTGCTCCAGCCACACGCATTGCGCGCCGATGTTGATTGGCGTGCTGCCGAATCTGTTTGGCATGGACATCCCGGCGGAGCATCTGCCAGCCATCGAGCGCTACACACGCGAACTGACCGACCACATCGAAAAAGTCGTGCTGGCGGCCCTGGCGGACCGAAAACCGACCACGTTGGCATGGAGTGTCGGCAAAGTCGGTTTCGCGGCGAATCGCCGCAGTTTTCCCATGAAGCCGGTGGATCACGATCTGCCTGTTTTGTGTGCCACGGGCGCGGACGACAAGGTGCGGGCGATTTTCACGAGCTACGCCTGCCATTGCACGACCATTGGCATCGACGAGATCCACGGCGACTGGGCTGGATGCGCGCAAGAGGCGCTGCAACGCGAGTTTCCAGGAGCGATCGCACTCACGGCACTCGGTTGCGGCGCGGATCAGAATCCAAATCCGCGCCGCACGATGGAACTGGTGAAACAATACGGTGAAGATCTCGGTGCCGAGGCCAAACGCCTCGTGCAAGGCGACCTCAAGCCGGTGAATGGCCCGCTAGAATGCCAGGCGAAGCAGATCGAGCTGGCCTACGACAAATTGCCGACGCATGAGGAATGGGAGACTCTGGCGGCCTCAAAGACGCCAGCGATTGCGTATCACGCGAAGAAGAACCTCGCCCGTTTGGACCGTGGCGAGAAGCTTCCGACACAACTGCCTTACCTCGTGCAGCGCTGGAGCTTTGGCGATGACATGGCGATGGTCTTCCTGCCCGGCGAGATCACCGTGGATTACTCTCTGCGCATCAAGCGCGAGTTCGACCGTGCGCGCATGTGGGTGAACGGCTACTCGAATGACGTGCCGTGTTATGTGCCCTCGCGCCGCGTTTTGGATGAAGGCGGCTACGAAGGCGCTGGAGCGATGGTTTATTATGATCGTCCAACCAAGTTCGCGCCGGATGTGGAGGAGCGCATCATGGGAGCGGTGCATGAGGTCATACCAAAGGCGTTTCTGGCTCCCAAGCCCTGA
- the purM gene encoding phosphoribosylformylglycinamidine cyclo-ligase, which translates to MSSPSAHTYKEAGVDIHEAASLVDDIGVLVKRTQRNRKLANPFGLFAAAYDLSGYKHPMILTGCDGVGTKIELLLKHDQLEAAGKDLVAMNVNDVLTTGADPIMFLDYVGIPKIDKRQITRIIAGMTEYLEACNCILAGGETAEMPGMVPEGMVELSGFAIGACEKEDMLDPGTIAAGDVLIGWPSAGFHANGFSLVRRIIEKENLQFSEDEMRTLLLPTLLYHEQTKALKAAGIKPKAMAHITGGGLPENLGRIFLKRGLGANLRIPFWQNDVVQKVLRHADPKDAFDTFNMGLGWVAIVSPDDADKALGCGTGAKIIGTMDTSAQVSVEIV; encoded by the coding sequence ATGAGCAGCCCCTCCGCACACACTTACAAAGAAGCCGGCGTCGATATTCACGAAGCAGCGTCGCTGGTTGATGACATCGGGGTGCTGGTGAAGCGCACGCAGCGCAACCGCAAGCTGGCGAATCCCTTCGGCCTGTTCGCCGCCGCCTACGACCTCAGCGGCTACAAGCACCCCATGATTCTCACGGGCTGCGACGGTGTGGGCACGAAGATCGAGCTGCTGCTCAAGCACGACCAGCTCGAAGCCGCCGGCAAAGACCTCGTCGCCATGAACGTGAACGACGTGCTCACCACGGGGGCCGATCCCATCATGTTCCTCGACTACGTCGGCATCCCGAAAATCGACAAGCGGCAGATCACCCGCATCATCGCCGGCATGACGGAATACCTGGAGGCCTGCAACTGCATCCTCGCAGGCGGTGAGACGGCCGAGATGCCCGGCATGGTGCCCGAAGGCATGGTGGAGCTCAGCGGCTTCGCCATCGGCGCGTGTGAAAAGGAGGACATGCTCGATCCCGGCACCATCGCCGCAGGTGACGTGCTCATCGGCTGGCCCAGCGCGGGTTTCCATGCGAACGGCTTCAGCCTCGTGCGCCGCATCATCGAGAAGGAAAACCTCCAGTTCAGCGAGGACGAAATGCGCACCCTGCTGCTGCCGACGCTGCTCTACCATGAGCAGACGAAGGCCCTCAAAGCCGCTGGCATCAAGCCCAAGGCCATGGCGCACATCACCGGAGGTGGTCTGCCGGAAAATCTGGGCCGCATCTTCCTGAAGCGCGGCCTCGGTGCGAACCTGCGCATTCCTTTCTGGCAAAACGACGTGGTGCAGAAGGTGCTGCGTCATGCGGACCCGAAGGATGCCTTCGACACCTTCAACATGGGTCTCGGCTGGGTGGCGATTGTTTCTCCCGACGACGCCGACAAGGCGCTGGGCTGCGGCACGGGCGCGAAGATCATCGGCACGATGGACACGAGTGCGCAAGTGAGCGTGGAGATCGTCTGA
- a CDS encoding vanadium-dependent haloperoxidase, whose product MRLFKHITLCALLGCTSLRADVITDWNALMRQTFKAESTSATPPTNSRTMGMMGAAMFDAVNSINRTHTGYHGYFDPTTAGSSIDITAAAAAAANTVMQSIYTDLYGAGNTHLTNFTSLYNTQMSGIADGEAKTRGIEVGIAAAQAMITARAGDGWNATSTYSTQPLGTAGAWQPGTTAGAWGSSTGTFLRSEWGYVTPFTMTSGDQFRPTSIAGYQANDLASLVGSQTYTDGFNQVKSLGVSTGSTRTTDQTNIAYFWVDGPGTASPPGHWNRIAQTISASMGLSVEDNARLFALLNLAEADVGIATWDAKRAYDFWRPMIAINTASTDGNGDTLEDAAWAPLIPTPSFPAYTSGHSAFSMAAATILAEFFGTDDIAFTTDTESPFLPLGYTRDYTSFSEAAAEAGMSRIYGGIHWDWDNTEGQVLGANVADNVFNSYFQPVPEPGSAMLILCTGVAFMLRRRSRLL is encoded by the coding sequence ATGCGTCTCTTCAAACACATCACCCTTTGCGCCCTGCTCGGTTGCACCAGCCTGCGGGCGGACGTGATCACAGACTGGAATGCTTTGATGCGGCAGACCTTCAAGGCTGAGTCCACTTCGGCGACTCCGCCCACCAACTCCCGTACCATGGGCATGATGGGAGCGGCGATGTTTGACGCCGTGAACTCCATCAACCGCACCCACACCGGCTACCACGGCTACTTCGATCCCACGACCGCTGGCAGCAGCATCGACATCACCGCAGCGGCTGCCGCAGCCGCGAACACGGTCATGCAGTCCATTTACACCGACTTGTATGGGGCTGGAAACACCCATCTGACGAACTTCACCAGCCTCTACAACACACAGATGAGCGGCATCGCCGATGGTGAGGCGAAGACTCGCGGCATTGAGGTGGGCATCGCCGCCGCGCAGGCGATGATCACGGCACGTGCCGGCGACGGCTGGAACGCGACTTCGACGTATTCGACGCAACCGCTCGGCACCGCCGGTGCCTGGCAACCTGGAACCACCGCCGGTGCTTGGGGATCCTCCACCGGCACGTTTTTGAGGTCGGAATGGGGATACGTCACCCCCTTCACCATGACCAGCGGCGACCAGTTCCGCCCCACGTCCATTGCAGGCTATCAGGCGAATGATCTCGCCTCGCTCGTCGGCAGCCAGACCTACACCGATGGCTTCAATCAGGTGAAAAGCCTTGGCGTGTCCACTGGTTCCACCCGCACCACCGACCAGACCAACATCGCCTACTTCTGGGTGGATGGCCCCGGCACGGCCTCGCCACCGGGCCACTGGAATCGCATCGCACAGACCATTTCCGCCAGCATGGGCCTGAGTGTGGAGGATAATGCGCGCCTCTTTGCCCTGCTCAATCTCGCCGAAGCGGACGTGGGCATTGCCACTTGGGATGCGAAGCGTGCTTATGACTTTTGGCGGCCCATGATCGCCATCAACACCGCCAGCACCGATGGCAATGGGGACACGCTCGAAGACGCCGCATGGGCACCGCTGATTCCCACGCCGTCCTTCCCCGCCTACACCAGCGGCCACAGCGCCTTCAGCATGGCGGCGGCGACCATTCTCGCGGAGTTCTTCGGCACCGACGACATCGCCTTCACCACAGACACCGAGTCGCCCTTCCTGCCGCTAGGCTACACCCGTGATTACACCAGTTTCAGCGAGGCTGCTGCGGAAGCCGGCATGAGCCGCATCTACGGCGGCATTCACTGGGATTGGGACAACACCGAAGGTCAGGTTCTGGGAGCGAATGTGGCGGACAATGTCTTCAACAGCTACTTCCAGCCCGTGCCGGAACCCGGCAGCGCCATGCTCATCCTATGCACGGGCGTGGCCTTCATGCTGCGCCGCCGTTCACGTCTTCTGTAA
- a CDS encoding IS1595 family transposase yields the protein MKKKDVKFQKRGQDSITVREFFQLFPDDDTCLAHVFKNRFGDGHACPKCERSAKWYRIQAERAFSCQWCGHHIHPTVGTPFEASHTPLQLWFYAIYLFTTSRHGVSAKELERQLGVTYKTAWRMGHEIRKHMADVDGDRILENIVEIDETVIGGRVAGGLPGCGEPNKTLLFGMMERDGDIITEVVSDAKRETLLPHIESNVASDATIHTDEHRSYRILKTRGFKHETVKHGAREYARGEIHVNGIESFWKIFKDSVRSTHMHVSRKHLKKYAKEFEFRHNNRHIPKEMFPRLVSEFLAVQPSPSAQAS from the coding sequence ATGAAGAAAAAAGACGTGAAGTTCCAAAAGAGGGGCCAGGACAGCATCACCGTCCGCGAGTTCTTCCAACTGTTCCCCGATGACGACACCTGTTTGGCTCACGTCTTCAAGAACCGCTTTGGCGACGGCCACGCATGCCCCAAATGCGAGCGTTCGGCCAAGTGGTATCGCATCCAAGCCGAGCGCGCCTTTTCCTGCCAGTGGTGCGGCCATCACATCCACCCGACCGTGGGAACGCCGTTTGAAGCCTCCCACACGCCCTTGCAGCTCTGGTTTTACGCCATCTACCTGTTCACCACGTCCCGGCATGGTGTGTCCGCAAAGGAGCTGGAGCGCCAGCTTGGTGTCACCTACAAGACCGCTTGGCGTATGGGCCATGAGATCCGCAAGCACATGGCTGACGTGGACGGTGACCGCATCCTTGAGAACATCGTGGAAATTGACGAGACCGTTATCGGCGGGCGTGTGGCGGGAGGATTGCCCGGCTGCGGCGAACCAAACAAGACATTGCTCTTTGGCATGATGGAACGCGACGGCGACATCATCACGGAAGTGGTTTCCGACGCGAAGCGCGAGACGCTGCTTCCGCACATTGAAAGCAACGTGGCCTCCGACGCCACAATCCACACCGATGAACACCGCTCCTATCGCATCCTGAAAACACGCGGCTTCAAGCACGAAACCGTCAAGCACGGCGCGAGGGAATACGCCCGTGGCGAAATCCATGTGAACGGCATCGAATCGTTCTGGAAAATCTTCAAGGACAGCGTTCGCAGCACGCACATGCACGTGAGCCGCAAGCACTTGAAGAAATACGCGAAGGAGTTCGAGTTCCGGCACAACAACCGGCACATCCCTAAAGAGATGTTTCCGCGCCTCGTTTCCGAGTTTTTGGCCGTTCAGCCTTCTCCATCTGCTCAAGCGTCTTGA
- a CDS encoding SGNH/GDSL hydrolase family protein, whose translation MRLHTSLPCLALLFGLIHTTGAADTPAAKAPQAKRAPNPTMAPIQDVAGLPRVLLIGDSISIGYTVPTRKLLEGKANVHRIPTNGGPTKNGVANIQKWLGTGKWDVIHFNWGIHDLKYMPDGKRQVEPADYEANLRSLVATLKATGAKLIWATTTPIPEGELNPQRKFGQVPEYNAIAAKVMAENGVAIDDLNAHITPHLATMQNPRDVHYTAAGSEHLAQKVAEEIGKALAK comes from the coding sequence ATGCGCCTTCACACCTCCCTGCCCTGCCTCGCCCTGCTTTTCGGCCTCATCCATACCACGGGCGCTGCCGACACTCCTGCCGCCAAAGCTCCACAGGCCAAACGCGCCCCGAATCCGACCATGGCCCCCATTCAAGATGTGGCCGGGCTGCCTCGGGTGCTGCTCATCGGCGATTCCATCTCCATCGGCTACACCGTGCCGACCCGAAAGCTGCTGGAAGGCAAGGCCAACGTCCACCGTATCCCGACCAACGGCGGTCCGACCAAGAACGGTGTCGCGAACATCCAGAAATGGCTCGGCACCGGCAAATGGGACGTGATTCATTTCAACTGGGGCATCCACGACCTCAAATACATGCCCGATGGCAAACGCCAGGTCGAACCCGCAGACTACGAAGCCAATCTGCGCAGCCTCGTCGCTACCCTGAAAGCCACCGGTGCCAAGCTGATCTGGGCCACCACGACGCCGATTCCCGAAGGCGAACTCAACCCGCAGCGTAAATTCGGCCAGGTGCCCGAATACAACGCCATCGCCGCCAAAGTGATGGCCGAGAACGGTGTCGCCATCGACGACCTCAACGCCCACATCACCCCGCACCTCGCCACGATGCAGAACCCGCGTGATGTGCATTACACAGCGGCAGGCAGCGAGCATTTGGCCCAGAAAGTCGCAGAGGAAATTGGCAAGGCGCTGGCGAAGTAG
- the lysA gene encoding diaminopimelate decarboxylase, whose product MHSFHYHQGQLFAENVPLQSLAEQHGTPLYVYSKATITGHFTRLDAALSKLNHLICYAVKANSNLAVLNTIAKLGGGFDIVSAGELYRVIKAGGDPAKCTFAGVGKTRDEIEYALKSGIYCFNAESEAELHYINQVAGELGLQAPVAVRVNPNVDAKTHAKITTGKSENKFGIDFDQILDVYARVAADCPNLVIKGLQMHIGSQLTNVDPFLEAVQKVIPLVKQVKQSYGIEFFSIGGGIGINYKQSLDSGDSAWWQENADTHPLTVQAYADAVVPHLAPLGLRILCEPGRFMVGNAGVLLTKVLYEKRGSAKIFKIVDAGMNDLIRPTLYEGWHQITPLKQPTTDALEKVDVVGPICESGDFLAQNRELPLVKEGEYLAVLSAGAYGFTMASNYNTRPMPAEILVDGDKATVVRERQTLDDVLKGEHIA is encoded by the coding sequence ATGCACAGCTTTCATTACCACCAAGGCCAGTTGTTTGCCGAAAACGTCCCGCTTCAGTCGCTCGCCGAACAGCACGGCACACCGCTGTATGTCTATTCCAAGGCCACCATCACCGGCCACTTCACGCGTCTTGATGCGGCTCTTTCCAAGCTGAACCACCTCATCTGCTACGCGGTGAAGGCGAACTCGAACCTCGCCGTGCTCAACACCATCGCCAAGCTCGGCGGTGGCTTTGACATCGTTTCCGCCGGCGAGCTCTACCGCGTCATCAAGGCCGGTGGCGATCCCGCGAAGTGTACTTTCGCCGGTGTCGGCAAAACACGCGACGAGATCGAATACGCCCTCAAATCCGGCATTTACTGTTTCAACGCCGAGTCCGAGGCCGAGCTGCACTACATCAACCAAGTCGCCGGGGAACTCGGCCTGCAAGCGCCTGTGGCCGTGCGCGTGAACCCGAACGTGGATGCGAAGACGCATGCCAAGATCACCACCGGCAAGAGCGAGAACAAGTTCGGCATCGATTTCGACCAGATCCTCGATGTGTATGCCCGCGTCGCCGCCGACTGCCCGAATCTCGTCATCAAGGGCCTGCAAATGCACATCGGCTCGCAGCTCACCAATGTTGATCCCTTCCTCGAAGCCGTGCAGAAGGTCATCCCGCTGGTGAAGCAGGTGAAACAGAGCTACGGCATCGAATTCTTCAGCATCGGCGGCGGCATCGGCATCAATTACAAGCAGAGCCTCGACTCCGGTGATTCCGCGTGGTGGCAGGAAAATGCGGACACGCATCCGCTGACCGTGCAGGCTTACGCCGACGCCGTCGTGCCGCATCTCGCGCCGCTCGGGCTGCGCATTCTTTGTGAACCCGGCCGCTTTATGGTCGGCAATGCCGGCGTGCTGCTCACCAAGGTGCTCTATGAGAAGCGCGGCTCCGCCAAGATCTTCAAGATCGTCGATGCCGGCATGAACGACCTCATCCGTCCGACACTTTACGAAGGCTGGCATCAAATCACGCCATTGAAGCAGCCGACGACCGATGCGCTCGAAAAAGTCGATGTCGTCGGACCCATCTGCGAATCCGGCGACTTCCTCGCCCAGAACCGTGAACTCCCGCTCGTCAAAGAGGGTGAGTATCTCGCTGTGCTCAGCGCCGGGGCCTACGGTTTCACGATGGCCTCGAACTACAACACGCGTCCCATGCCCGCTGAAATCCTCGTCGATGGTGACAAGGCCACTGTCGTGCGTGAACGTCAGACGCTTGACGACGTGCTCAAAGGCGAACACATCGCCTGA
- the metF gene encoding methylenetetrahydrofolate reductase [NAD(P)H], with protein MHIADILKAQRPTLSFEFFPPKTAESSEALYRTIGELEAFKPSFVSVTYGAGGSTRELTHDLVVRIKTTTSLDPIPHLTCVCHSEADIAGILERYAKAGVSNILALGGDPPQSLTGYDRAKDAFQHAADLVAFIRKFIDTGAHPDPRGFGIGVAGFPEGHPTTPNRVLEMDYLKAKVDAGADYICTQLFFDNHDFYDFRERCQLAGINIPIIAGIMPITSAAGMRRMAELAAGARYPAKLLRAIQRCGGDEAAVQKVGIHYATEQCHDLLDHGVDGIHFYTLNKSHATREIYSSLGIRDSAAVRPQS; from the coding sequence ATGCACATCGCCGACATCCTCAAAGCCCAGCGCCCCACGCTGTCGTTCGAGTTCTTTCCCCCAAAGACCGCCGAGTCATCGGAGGCGTTGTATCGCACCATCGGCGAACTCGAAGCCTTCAAACCCTCGTTCGTCAGCGTCACTTATGGAGCAGGTGGTTCCACGCGTGAACTCACGCACGATCTCGTCGTGCGCATCAAAACGACGACTTCGCTCGATCCCATCCCGCATCTCACCTGCGTTTGCCACAGTGAAGCCGACATCGCTGGCATCCTCGAACGCTATGCGAAGGCCGGGGTGAGCAACATCCTCGCTCTCGGTGGCGATCCCCCGCAGAGCCTCACCGGCTACGACCGTGCGAAGGATGCTTTCCAGCACGCCGCTGATCTCGTGGCCTTCATCAGGAAGTTCATCGACACGGGCGCGCATCCTGATCCGCGCGGCTTCGGCATCGGCGTCGCCGGTTTCCCCGAAGGTCATCCCACCACGCCGAACCGCGTGCTGGAAATGGATTATCTCAAAGCCAAGGTCGATGCCGGCGCGGACTACATCTGCACGCAGTTGTTCTTCGACAACCACGACTTCTACGACTTCCGCGAGCGCTGCCAGCTCGCTGGCATCAACATTCCCATCATCGCCGGCATCATGCCCATCACCAGTGCCGCCGGCATGCGCCGCATGGCCGAACTGGCCGCCGGGGCGCGTTATCCGGCCAAGCTGCTGCGTGCCATCCAGCGCTGCGGTGGTGACGAGGCCGCCGTACAGAAAGTCGGCATCCACTACGCAACCGAGCAGTGCCATGACCTGCTCGATCACGGTGTCGATGGCATCCATTTCTACACCTTGAACAAATCCCACGCCACGCGCGAGATCTACTCCAGCCTCGGCATCCGTGACTCCGCCGCCGTGCGTCCGCAATCATGA